A genomic segment from Nicotiana tabacum cultivar K326 chromosome 7, ASM71507v2, whole genome shotgun sequence encodes:
- the LOC107827104 gene encoding uncharacterized protein LOC107827104: protein MGEESSKPNYFYTKAIISEELSEAAASFVDHIFRHVLSLDAPNFPPQHDAKDSFSEFTRGCLKIHSIHPGKISCILSVKPAISNVYQSMHGGAVGAVAERVSIACAKTVVGKDKELFLGELSMSYVSAAPSNTEVVVDGSVIRSGRNLTVVAVDFRLKDSRKLVYTSNATFYHMPVASL, encoded by the exons ATGGGGGAAGAAAGTTCAAAACCCAACTATTTCTATACAAAAGCAATCATCTCCGAAGAATTATCAGAGGCGGCGGCTTCTTTTGTGGATCATATCTTCCGCCATGTGTTGTCACTCGACGCACCCAACTTTCCGCCCCAACATGATGCTAAAGACTCCTTCTCTGAATTCACTCGCGGCTGCCTCAAAATCCATAGCATCCACCCCGGGAAAATCTCCTGCATTCTTTCTGTCAAACCTGCTATCTCG AATGTTTATCAAAGCATGCATGGAGGAGCAGTTGGAGCTGTGGCAGAGAGGGTGTCAATTGCATGTGCCAAAACTGTTGTGGGAAAGGATAAGGAACTCTTTCTTGGAGAACTGAGCATGTCATATGTATCTGCTGCTCCGAGCAAC ACAGAGGTGGTAGTAGATGGATCTGTCATTCGGAGTGGAAGGAACCTGACTGTAGTTGCAGTTGATTTTCGGCTCAAGGACTCACGGAAATTGGTTTATACCTCTAATGCAACATTCTATCACATGCCTGTAGCAAGTTTATGA
- the LOC142162385 gene encoding uncharacterized protein LOC142162385, whose protein sequence is MASYETLYGRRCHSPIGWFEADETNLLGPDLVQEAMDKIQLIGQRFLTAQSRQKSYADKIRRDLVFTIGDKVFLRVSPMKGVMQFGKRGKLSPRFIGPYEILDRVGAVAYRLALPPKLSFIHPVFHVSMLRKCISDSSQVLESPAIPLDEKLSYEEKSIAIVDRQVRKLRLKEILFVKVLWRNHTVEKATWEVEDAMRVKYPHLFQSTGTYLS, encoded by the coding sequence atggcatCGTACGAAacattgtatggtagaagatgtcattctcctatcggatggtttgaagcTGATGAGACTAACTTATTGGGACCTGACTTAGTACAAGAAGCTATGGACAAAATCCAGTTGATCGGACAGAGATTTCTTACAGCTCAAAGCAGACAAAAGTCTTATGCTGATAAGATAAGAAGAGATTTAGTGTTCACAATTGGAGACAAAGTGTTCCTACGAGTCTctcctatgaaaggtgtgatgcagtttgggaaaagaggcaagttgagccccaggtttataggACCGTATGAGATACTAGATCGAGTGGGAGCTGTGGCTTATCGTTTggcacttcctcctaagttgtcCTTtattcatccagtttttcatgtctCAATGCTAAGGAAATGTATATCAGACTCATCACAGGTGCTTGAATCACCTGCTATACCGCTTGATGAGAAGTTGTCTTACGAGGAGAAGTCGATCGCTATTGTTGATAGACAAGTAAGAAAACTACGGTTAAAAGAAATATTGTTCGTGAAAGTCTTATGGAGAAATCATACAGTTGAAAAAGCTACGTGGGAAGTGGAAGATGCTATGCGAGTCAAGTATCCTCACTTATTTCAGTCTACAGGTACGTACTTGAGTTAA